Proteins encoded together in one Olsenella timonensis window:
- a CDS encoding transporter substrate-binding domain-containing protein, with amino-acid sequence MKATPHVYVSDRVSRRDFLKLSSLVAGMGGVMVLSGCGPAAQDATTDDADATDDADAAEATLGDGVTLRVGMEAAYAPYNWQVSEESEYTIPIDNVDGAFADGYDVQVAKRIAEALGMEPVAVKLDFSALIDSLNNGQIDIVCAGMSVDPDRAQSADFSDSYIDDDIVMITTSDSPYAGATTFADLAGASVMGQAATMYDTVIDQIPDINHMTPGETVPAVVESLASGTSDVITYSMLSVPKLLETYPDFVELEMEEKFEGSVMPDNAAIAKGQDAVLEQINEVIAGIPEDERQQMWNDCMDRQPA; translated from the coding sequence ATGAAGGCCACCCCGCACGTGTACGTATCTGACAGAGTATCTCGCCGCGACTTCCTCAAGCTGTCGAGCCTCGTGGCGGGCATGGGAGGCGTGATGGTCCTTTCCGGCTGCGGCCCCGCCGCGCAGGACGCCACCACCGATGACGCCGACGCGACCGACGACGCCGACGCCGCCGAGGCCACCCTCGGCGACGGCGTGACGCTGCGCGTTGGCATGGAGGCGGCCTACGCCCCGTACAACTGGCAGGTCTCCGAGGAGTCCGAGTACACCATTCCCATCGACAACGTCGACGGCGCCTTTGCCGACGGCTACGACGTGCAGGTCGCCAAGCGCATCGCCGAGGCCCTGGGCATGGAGCCCGTGGCCGTCAAGCTGGACTTCTCCGCGCTCATCGACTCGCTCAACAACGGCCAGATCGACATCGTCTGCGCGGGCATGTCCGTCGACCCGGACCGTGCGCAGTCCGCGGACTTCTCCGACTCCTACATCGACGACGACATCGTGATGATCACCACGTCCGACTCGCCCTACGCCGGCGCCACCACCTTCGCCGACCTCGCGGGCGCCTCGGTCATGGGCCAGGCCGCCACGATGTACGACACGGTGATCGACCAGATTCCCGACATCAACCACATGACCCCCGGCGAGACCGTGCCCGCGGTCGTGGAGAGCCTCGCCTCCGGCACGAGCGACGTCATCACCTACTCGATGCTCTCCGTGCCCAAGCTGCTCGAGACCTACCCCGACTTCGTGGAGCTTGAGATGGAGGAGAAGTTCGAGGGCTCCGTCATGCCCGACAACGCGGCCATCGCCAAGGGGCAGGACGCCGTCCTCGAGCAGATCAACGAGGTGATCGCCGGCATTCCCGAGGACGAGCGCCAGCAGATGTGGAACGACTGCATGGACCGTCAGCCGGCCTAG
- a CDS encoding serine dehydratase subunit alpha family protein has protein sequence MDQETYDAYVAILEEELVCAMGCTEPIAVAYCAALARRALGAMPDRVCVAASANIIKNVKSVVVPNTGGARGIEAAAAAGVVAGDADAKLEVLAGVTGEQVAEMRDYLATHEVSVSPSEQPWIFDIQVRAEAGGHVALCEIAGSHTNVIRVERDDEVLLDAPFEEGADEGDAGTDRSCLSIENIVEFADAVDLGDVKQVLGRQIACNVEISHEGLRGDWGANVGSVLLEAYGDGVANRAKAWAAAGSDARMGGCELPVVINSGSGNQGITASVPVIVYARELGVSHDELLRALVVSNLVTIHLKTGIGRLSAYCGATSAGAGAAAGITYLYGGRADEISHTVVNAIAIDSGMVCDGAKASCAAKIASAVEAGLLGMQMQRQGKQFYGGDGIVVKGVENTIRNVGVLAAQGMRETDRTIIELMCESGAC, from the coding sequence ATGGACCAGGAGACCTACGACGCCTACGTCGCCATTCTCGAGGAGGAGCTCGTCTGCGCGATGGGCTGCACCGAGCCCATCGCCGTGGCCTACTGCGCCGCGCTCGCGCGCCGCGCCCTCGGCGCGATGCCGGATCGCGTGTGCGTGGCGGCGTCGGCGAACATCATCAAGAACGTGAAGAGCGTCGTGGTGCCCAACACGGGCGGCGCGCGCGGCATCGAGGCCGCCGCGGCGGCGGGCGTGGTCGCGGGCGACGCGGACGCCAAGCTGGAGGTCCTCGCAGGCGTGACCGGCGAGCAGGTCGCCGAGATGCGCGACTACCTCGCCACCCACGAGGTCAGCGTGTCACCGAGCGAGCAACCGTGGATCTTCGACATCCAGGTGCGCGCGGAGGCCGGGGGGCACGTGGCGCTCTGCGAGATCGCCGGCTCGCACACCAACGTCATTCGCGTCGAGCGCGACGACGAGGTCCTTCTCGACGCGCCCTTCGAGGAGGGCGCGGACGAGGGAGACGCCGGCACGGACCGCTCGTGCCTCTCCATCGAGAATATCGTCGAGTTTGCCGACGCCGTGGACCTGGGGGACGTCAAGCAGGTGCTCGGCCGACAAATCGCCTGCAACGTGGAGATCTCGCACGAGGGGCTGAGGGGCGACTGGGGCGCCAACGTCGGCAGCGTGCTGCTGGAGGCGTACGGCGACGGCGTGGCCAACCGCGCCAAGGCCTGGGCCGCCGCAGGCTCCGACGCGCGCATGGGCGGCTGCGAGCTGCCCGTGGTCATCAACTCCGGGAGCGGCAACCAGGGCATCACGGCAAGCGTGCCCGTCATCGTCTACGCGCGCGAGCTGGGCGTCTCCCATGACGAGCTGCTGCGCGCGCTCGTGGTGTCCAACCTCGTGACCATCCACCTCAAGACCGGCATCGGCCGGCTCTCCGCCTACTGCGGCGCCACGAGCGCGGGCGCGGGCGCGGCGGCCGGCATCACCTATCTCTACGGGGGGCGCGCGGACGAGATCTCGCACACGGTGGTCAACGCCATCGCCATCGACTCCGGCATGGTCTGCGACGGCGCCAAGGCAAGCTGCGCGGCCAAGATCGCGAGCGCCGTGGAGGCAGGCCTTCTGGGCATGCAGATGCAGCGCCAGGGCAAGCAGTTCTACGGTGGCGACGGCATCGTGGTCAAGGGCGTGGAGAACACGATCCGCAACGTGGGCGTGCTCGCGGCGCAGGGCATGCGCGAGACCGACCGCACGATCATCGAGCTCATGTGCGAGTCCGGCGCCTGCTAG